From the genome of Thermoflexus hugenholtzii, one region includes:
- a CDS encoding GNAT family N-acetyltransferase has translation MVITARRGADRGLRPADVRRDLGGIADLLAEAFAGELDEAGWRILREMRFWARLGWLLRVLEWFLPPGEAFAPGYVWVEDGRIVGYTMVRRLRPGSGDWLIANVAVAEGFRGRGIGRALVSACLEYARASGARRAVLQVRADNTPALRLYRSLGFQEIGRIQLWRREAGGHAGQLGAAALEIPGCRVRPARAAELSPLMAHVAAWENPAMRLFEPLDLLPTALVLGPLRPRGRGLWVLEAEDGRMLGLAAWTRREGRWTLRPFVDASATPLQAQWLVTSALQEAPPGVPLGALTGGEPVLSAAMLAVGFRPARTLIGMGCDLSAASLR, from the coding sequence ATGGTGATCACGGCCCGCCGGGGAGCGGATCGAGGGTTGCGGCCTGCCGACGTGCGGCGGGATCTGGGAGGGATCGCCGATTTGCTGGCGGAGGCCTTCGCGGGGGAGCTGGATGAGGCGGGCTGGCGGATCCTGCGGGAGATGCGCTTCTGGGCGCGGTTGGGATGGCTGTTGCGCGTGCTGGAGTGGTTCCTCCCTCCCGGGGAGGCCTTCGCCCCTGGCTACGTCTGGGTGGAGGACGGCCGCATCGTGGGTTACACGATGGTCCGCCGCCTCCGGCCGGGCTCAGGGGACTGGCTGATCGCCAATGTGGCGGTGGCGGAGGGGTTCCGGGGGAGGGGGATCGGCCGGGCCCTGGTCTCCGCGTGTCTGGAATACGCCCGGGCTTCCGGGGCCCGTCGGGCTGTCCTTCAGGTCCGGGCGGACAACACGCCTGCTCTCCGGCTATATCGGTCGCTGGGGTTTCAGGAGATCGGGCGGATCCAGCTTTGGCGGCGGGAGGCAGGAGGGCATGCGGGACAGCTGGGAGCGGCCGCCTTGGAGATCCCGGGATGCCGGGTGCGCCCCGCCCGGGCGGCGGAGCTTTCCCCTCTGATGGCGCATGTCGCGGCCTGGGAGAACCCGGCGATGCGCCTGTTTGAGCCCCTGGATCTCCTCCCGACCGCTCTGGTTTTGGGACCTCTTCGGCCGCGCGGGAGGGGGCTCTGGGTGCTGGAGGCGGAGGATGGCAGGATGCTGGGCCTGGCAGCGTGGACGCGGCGGGAGGGCCGCTGGACGCTCCGGCCCTTCGTGGATGCCTCGGCGACGCCGCTGCAAGCCCAGTGGCTGGTGACCTCCGCTTTGCAGGAGGCTCCTCCGGGCGTCCCCCTCGGGGCCCTCACTGGCGGGGAGCCCGTCCTCTCCGCGGCCATGCTGGCCGTCGGGTTCCGGCCGGCGCGCACGTTGATCGGCATGGGTTGCGACCTGAGCGCGGCGTCTCTGCGTTGA
- a CDS encoding MFS transporter — translation MRSPDGISRAFWAVWAAHALSLFGSMLVQFALVWWIARTTDSATALSIATLLVLLPGVLLGPVIGALVDRWDRRGIMLGADGGMAAVTLLLILLARADMLHLGPIYAALFLRSILETFHWSALQASIALLVPERHLARIAGLNQALSGALNMVAPPAGALLLGLLPLPGVLLVDVVTAALAMLALGFVRIPRPGGFGPARPVGWQEIREGLEYVRRWSGALILMGMGALINFLVNPAFALLPLLVIRHFRGGALELGALESAWGAGIISGGLLLSAWGGFRRRIHTTLVGLIGMGAAILSLGLLPAGAFPFALGVMFMGGLMNVLTNGPILAILQAVVPPALQGRVLTVVSSVVGLISPLGMVLAGPVADTLGVRVWFVAGGLACALAGGIGLGIPAVVRIEEQASVRAAEP, via the coding sequence ATGCGATCTCCGGACGGCATCTCGCGGGCGTTCTGGGCCGTCTGGGCTGCTCACGCCCTCTCGCTGTTCGGGAGCATGCTGGTCCAGTTCGCTCTGGTCTGGTGGATCGCCCGCACCACCGACTCCGCCACCGCCCTCTCCATCGCCACGTTGCTGGTTCTCCTGCCGGGAGTCCTGCTGGGGCCGGTGATCGGTGCCCTGGTGGACCGCTGGGATCGGCGGGGGATCATGCTGGGAGCCGATGGGGGGATGGCGGCTGTCACGCTCCTCCTGATCCTGCTCGCCCGGGCCGACATGTTGCATCTGGGCCCGATCTACGCTGCCCTGTTCCTCCGGTCCATCCTGGAAACCTTCCACTGGTCCGCCCTTCAGGCCTCAATCGCCCTGCTGGTCCCGGAGCGTCATCTCGCTCGCATCGCCGGGCTGAACCAGGCCTTGAGCGGGGCCCTGAATATGGTCGCTCCTCCTGCCGGGGCGCTCCTGCTGGGCCTCCTTCCCCTCCCGGGGGTGCTGCTCGTGGATGTGGTGACGGCGGCGCTGGCGATGCTGGCCCTGGGGTTCGTGCGGATCCCTCGTCCGGGGGGCTTCGGCCCGGCGCGGCCTGTGGGATGGCAAGAAATCCGGGAAGGCCTGGAGTATGTGCGGCGATGGTCAGGGGCGTTGATCCTGATGGGGATGGGGGCGCTGATCAACTTCCTGGTGAACCCGGCGTTTGCGCTGCTTCCGCTGCTGGTGATCCGGCATTTCCGGGGCGGCGCCCTGGAGCTGGGCGCTCTGGAATCCGCCTGGGGGGCTGGGATCATCAGCGGCGGGCTCCTTCTAAGCGCGTGGGGAGGCTTCCGCCGGCGCATTCACACCACCCTGGTCGGGCTGATCGGGATGGGAGCAGCGATCCTCTCGCTGGGGCTTCTTCCCGCCGGGGCCTTTCCGTTCGCGCTGGGTGTGATGTTCATGGGGGGCCTGATGAACGTGCTGACGAACGGGCCGATCCTGGCCATCCTCCAGGCGGTGGTGCCACCTGCCCTGCAGGGTCGGGTGTTGACGGTGGTCTCCAGCGTCGTCGGTCTCATCTCTCCTCTGGGGATGGTCCTCGCCGGGCCGGTGGCAGATACCCTGGGCGTGCGCGTCTGGTTTGTGGCCGGAGGGCTGGCCTGCGCCCTGGCGGGTGGGATCGGCCTGGGGATCCCCGCGGTGGTGCGCATCGAGGAACAGGCGTCGGTCAGGGCCGCTGAGCCATAA
- the cbiR gene encoding cobamide remodeling phosphodiesterase CbiR, which translates to MPWRFGVQLLQAPLLLELLWPPASGAPGGTRVDAAELAGRIADRGFHLIELNPDLQVVLPESFALPALRRLQDLKQTRGLRYTVHLPLWTLDPSSPVEGIRRASVDVLVEAVFRLAPLEPEVYVLHGAGPLAAEFFTLPGLPEGARLALMRRFQEQAARSVEELLRRTGLPSRSLALETIQFPLELTLELAEALDLSICFDTGHVISRQPGPVSFGEALARCLPRLAEVHLHDGDYRERPDGSVAWADHLPLGEGAVPVGELFQALEAHGFTGPVIFELSLDAAEASLAFLRQAGLVGSPFEV; encoded by the coding sequence ATGCCCTGGCGCTTCGGTGTTCAGCTCCTTCAGGCTCCGTTGCTCCTGGAGCTCCTGTGGCCCCCAGCGTCGGGTGCCCCGGGGGGGACCCGGGTGGATGCCGCGGAGCTGGCGGGGCGGATCGCGGATCGCGGGTTCCATCTGATCGAGCTGAACCCCGACCTTCAGGTGGTGCTCCCGGAGTCCTTTGCCCTCCCCGCGCTTCGCCGTTTGCAGGACCTGAAACAAACGCGGGGCCTGCGCTACACGGTCCATCTTCCGCTCTGGACGCTGGATCCCTCCAGCCCGGTGGAGGGGATCCGTCGCGCTTCGGTGGATGTGCTGGTGGAAGCGGTGTTCCGTCTGGCCCCGCTGGAGCCGGAGGTCTATGTGCTTCACGGGGCGGGGCCTCTGGCCGCGGAGTTCTTCACGTTGCCGGGCCTTCCGGAAGGCGCCCGTTTGGCGCTCATGCGCCGGTTCCAGGAACAGGCTGCGCGCAGCGTGGAGGAGCTGTTGCGACGCACCGGCCTGCCCTCCCGCTCCCTGGCCCTGGAGACGATCCAGTTCCCTCTGGAGCTCACCTTGGAGCTGGCGGAGGCGCTGGATCTCTCCATCTGCTTTGACACCGGCCATGTGATCTCTCGGCAGCCGGGCCCGGTGAGCTTCGGGGAGGCTCTGGCGCGTTGCCTCCCCCGACTGGCGGAAGTGCACCTGCACGATGGCGATTATCGCGAGCGGCCTGATGGCTCCGTCGCCTGGGCCGATCATCTTCCCCTCGGGGAGGGAGCAGTCCCGGTGGGGGAGCTCTTCCAGGCCCTGGAGGCGCATGGGTTCACCGGGCCGGTGATCTTCGAGCTGAGTCTGGATGCCGCCGAGGCCTCCCTGGCTTTCCTGAGGCAGGCGGGCCTGGTGGGATCGCCTTTCGAGGTATGA
- a CDS encoding DinB family protein — MEALLRRLDSTLEDLRWALAQVPPEREARRPPSALGEWSVRRHLYHLWFYEHHIALPQMRYALGLQGPLLPGEVPDEDLAWPREIPAARWLERLEAVRRETIALARPLPPEVWTRPVSGTVWGTRTLAWIVTKTLQHTYEHMTTILQIALFWEMAAAFEPRWMAE; from the coding sequence ATGGAAGCGCTGCTCCGACGCCTGGACTCCACGCTGGAGGACCTGCGCTGGGCCCTCGCCCAGGTCCCCCCGGAGCGGGAGGCGCGCCGCCCTCCCTCCGCCCTGGGCGAGTGGTCCGTGCGTCGCCATCTCTACCACCTCTGGTTCTATGAGCATCACATCGCCCTGCCCCAGATGCGCTACGCCTTAGGCCTGCAAGGCCCCCTCCTTCCCGGTGAGGTCCCGGATGAAGATCTCGCCTGGCCCCGGGAGATCCCCGCCGCCCGCTGGCTGGAGCGGCTGGAGGCCGTCCGCCGGGAGACCATCGCTCTGGCCCGTCCCCTCCCGCCTGAGGTCTGGACCCGGCCGGTGTCGGGGACGGTCTGGGGGACGCGGACGCTGGCCTGGATCGTTACCAAGACCCTCCAGCACACCTATGAGCACATGACCACGATCCTCCAGATCGCCCTCTTCTGGGAGATGGCAGCCGCCTTCGAGCCGCGGTGGATGGCAGAGTGA
- a CDS encoding heterodisulfide reductase-related iron-sulfur binding cluster, with amino-acid sequence MPERINLWNMPAWAQPAVYAFHALCLAIFLLSFYRRIRIWWAVGRPEMRFDRLPERLKRVLIYVLGQRRVIRDPVGGLSHASLFWGFVIFFIGTTLAFIDADLFKFLRGEIYLVYEFVLDLFTLLALIGMGVLAWRRYAARPPKLSYGRRFDLALAWLTVLIVTGWLLESFRMAVQRPPWGPASFMGWGLGQLWIAMGLGEEFLRPLHQATWTFHAALAGLTYVFIPVGFLVHIVSSTLNVFFSRLDRPNGALTPIPDLETAERLGIETLRDLTWVQLLNGEACTECGRCQAACPAYAAGTPLNPKQVVLDVRNTLHALLPPTLNPFAPIRVDEERIVLTGAVTPREALWACTTCYACVHECPVLIEHVDLIVGMRRYLTLMEGNVPASLSNTFRNTERTGNPWGQRTSRLEWAKGLDVPVMAEKGEAEVLFWVGCAGAFDPGGQRTARAIARLLQAAGVDFAVLGDEETCTAEWARRAGHEAMYVAATEAILETLRAYQFRILLTMCPHCYNTFRNEYPQFGGRFEVVHHTEFLARLLEEGRLQPRRPVSRRLTFHDSCYLGRYNGIFDAPRHLLQRSGTELVEMARSRERGFCCGAGGAQVWMDTPQARPIHLQRLDEALGTSPEAVAVACPFCQLMLTSAAQTRGVAERLPVRDVAEILAEAVIEP; translated from the coding sequence ATGCCCGAGCGGATCAACCTCTGGAACATGCCCGCATGGGCCCAGCCAGCCGTCTACGCCTTCCACGCCCTCTGTCTGGCCATCTTCCTTCTTTCCTTTTATCGACGCATTCGGATCTGGTGGGCCGTCGGCCGGCCGGAGATGCGCTTCGATCGCCTTCCGGAGCGCCTGAAACGGGTCCTGATCTACGTCCTGGGGCAGCGCCGGGTGATTCGGGACCCCGTTGGGGGCCTCTCCCACGCCTCGCTGTTCTGGGGGTTCGTGATCTTCTTCATCGGGACCACCCTGGCCTTCATCGACGCGGACCTGTTCAAGTTCCTGCGGGGGGAGATCTATCTGGTCTATGAGTTCGTGCTGGATCTCTTCACCCTGCTCGCCCTGATTGGGATGGGGGTCCTCGCGTGGCGTCGATACGCTGCCCGCCCGCCTAAGCTGAGCTACGGCCGCCGCTTCGACCTGGCCCTGGCCTGGCTGACCGTCCTCATCGTCACCGGCTGGCTCCTGGAATCCTTCCGCATGGCTGTGCAGCGCCCCCCCTGGGGGCCCGCTTCCTTTATGGGATGGGGGTTGGGCCAGCTCTGGATCGCCATGGGCCTGGGGGAAGAATTCCTACGGCCCCTCCATCAGGCGACCTGGACCTTCCACGCTGCCCTGGCCGGCCTCACCTACGTCTTCATCCCGGTGGGCTTCCTGGTCCACATCGTCTCCTCCACCCTCAACGTGTTCTTCTCCCGCCTGGACCGGCCCAACGGGGCCCTGACGCCGATCCCGGACCTGGAGACAGCAGAACGGCTGGGCATCGAGACGTTGCGGGATCTGACCTGGGTGCAGCTGCTCAACGGGGAGGCCTGCACGGAATGCGGCCGGTGTCAGGCGGCATGCCCGGCGTATGCGGCCGGGACGCCCCTCAACCCCAAGCAGGTGGTGCTGGACGTGCGGAACACCCTCCACGCCCTGCTGCCGCCCACCTTGAACCCCTTCGCCCCCATCCGGGTGGATGAGGAACGCATCGTCCTAACTGGGGCGGTGACCCCGCGCGAGGCCCTGTGGGCCTGCACCACCTGCTACGCCTGTGTTCACGAATGCCCGGTGCTGATCGAGCATGTGGACCTCATTGTGGGCATGCGGCGCTACCTGACCCTGATGGAAGGGAATGTCCCGGCCTCCCTCTCCAACACGTTCCGCAACACGGAGCGGACGGGCAATCCGTGGGGGCAACGGACCTCCCGCCTGGAATGGGCGAAGGGCCTGGACGTCCCGGTGATGGCGGAGAAGGGGGAGGCGGAGGTCCTCTTCTGGGTAGGCTGCGCGGGGGCTTTCGATCCCGGCGGCCAGCGCACCGCCCGGGCCATCGCCCGCCTGCTCCAGGCCGCAGGGGTGGACTTCGCTGTGCTGGGGGATGAAGAAACCTGCACGGCCGAGTGGGCCCGCCGCGCAGGCCACGAGGCGATGTATGTGGCGGCCACCGAGGCCATCCTGGAGACCCTGCGCGCGTATCAGTTCCGTATCCTGTTGACCATGTGCCCGCACTGCTATAACACCTTCCGCAACGAATACCCACAGTTCGGCGGGCGCTTCGAGGTGGTCCACCACACGGAGTTCCTGGCCCGCTTGCTGGAGGAAGGCCGCCTCCAGCCCCGGCGCCCCGTCTCCCGGCGGCTCACCTTCCACGATTCCTGCTATCTGGGCCGTTACAACGGGATCTTCGATGCGCCGCGGCACCTGCTACAGAGGAGCGGGACCGAGCTGGTGGAGATGGCCCGGAGCCGGGAGCGGGGGTTCTGCTGCGGCGCCGGCGGGGCCCAGGTCTGGATGGACACCCCCCAGGCCCGTCCGATCCACCTCCAGCGCCTCGATGAGGCGTTGGGGACGAGCCCGGAGGCGGTGGCGGTGGCCTGCCCCTTCTGCCAGCTGATGTTGACCTCCGCCGCCCAAACCCGGGGCGTCGCCGAGCGGCTCCCGGTGCGGGATGTGGCGGAGATCCTGGCCGAAGCCGTGATCGAGCCCTAA
- a CDS encoding DUF6062 family protein: protein MSWGLAVLQHAMRQPGCPLCRLQREAEARYLENLLWENVNDPATREQWAAGLGFCARHAWQLQRLEARRYGDGLGNAILYEDLLQRVIPVLEAMAREPAMDPLPLHRRLAHALRLPRSGDPEGIPGLQGRARCRVCRLGEETARAYAEWLVEGLEDAEVRARYAASDGLCLPHLRMALICARARAPHALADLAGDAARRLQRLLGALREYIRKHDWNYRHEPMSPEERRSWIRAVAFFVGEGEGDGSLDDRGG, encoded by the coding sequence ATGAGCTGGGGTCTGGCGGTTTTGCAGCATGCGATGCGACAGCCGGGCTGCCCGCTGTGTCGTCTGCAGCGGGAGGCGGAGGCGCGTTACCTGGAGAACCTGCTCTGGGAGAACGTGAACGATCCGGCCACGCGGGAGCAGTGGGCGGCCGGCCTGGGGTTCTGTGCGCGGCACGCCTGGCAGCTGCAGCGCCTGGAGGCCCGCCGCTACGGGGATGGGTTGGGGAACGCCATCCTGTATGAGGATCTCCTGCAGCGGGTGATCCCCGTCCTGGAGGCGATGGCCCGGGAGCCAGCCATGGATCCGCTCCCCCTCCACCGGCGGCTGGCTCACGCCCTCCGTCTTCCCCGCTCAGGGGATCCCGAAGGGATCCCCGGCTTGCAGGGGCGGGCGCGCTGTCGGGTGTGCCGACTGGGGGAGGAGACCGCGCGGGCGTATGCGGAATGGCTGGTCGAAGGGCTGGAGGACGCTGAGGTTCGGGCGCGCTACGCGGCTTCGGATGGGCTGTGCCTGCCTCACCTGCGGATGGCCCTGATCTGCGCCCGCGCGCGTGCCCCCCACGCTCTGGCGGATCTGGCCGGCGACGCCGCCCGACGCCTTCAACGTCTGCTCGGAGCGCTGCGGGAATACATCCGCAAGCACGACTGGAACTATCGCCATGAGCCGATGAGCCCGGAGGAGCGCCGTTCGTGGATCCGGGCGGTCGCCTTCTTCGTCGGGGAGGGAGAAGGGGATGGTTCGCTGGACGATCGAGGTGGATGA
- a CDS encoding HEAT repeat domain-containing protein, with protein MERITRFCPECWAELPAAEQAVCPACGASLTEERDFFEKLLRALWHPERTRAATAAAILGQLGDPRAVPPLIEVALHARDFGVQEAAVRSLGRLRDPRAIPALALLLRMESPLPVRLAAVEALAAFDDPRAREALRGALNDPSGVVRQAAREAWKAGSHLVSQEEG; from the coding sequence ATGGAACGAATCACCCGGTTCTGTCCGGAGTGCTGGGCGGAGCTGCCCGCGGCGGAGCAGGCGGTTTGCCCGGCCTGTGGGGCTTCCCTGACGGAGGAGCGCGATTTCTTTGAGAAGCTGCTCCGTGCCCTCTGGCATCCGGAGCGGACCCGGGCGGCGACCGCGGCGGCCATCCTGGGGCAGCTGGGGGATCCGCGGGCGGTGCCGCCTTTGATTGAGGTGGCGCTCCACGCCCGGGATTTCGGCGTCCAGGAGGCTGCGGTGCGCAGCCTGGGGCGTCTGCGGGATCCGCGGGCGATCCCCGCCCTGGCGTTGCTGTTGCGGATGGAGAGCCCCCTCCCTGTGCGCCTGGCGGCGGTGGAGGCCCTGGCGGCCTTTGATGATCCTCGAGCCCGGGAAGCCCTGCGGGGCGCGCTGAACGACCCCTCCGGGGTAGTGCGGCAGGCGGCCCGGGAAGCGTGGAAAGCCGGTTCCCACCTGGTGAGCCAGGAGGAGGGATGA
- a CDS encoding MFS transporter translates to MRTIAAWFSARPALRFVIWIGVLSLLADVTYEGGRSIAGSYLAVLGATGTVVGLIAGMGELAGYGSRLLSGVLSDRLQRLWLFMWIGYFVNLVAIPLLALAGRWEIAAALLILERIGKGIRTPVRDVMLSYASGVVGRGWAFGLHEALDQIGAVLGPVIVAAMLLRTSSYPSAFGILAIPAGMALLVLLRAHLAYSHPQRMEPIGPRKPSQAFSRAFWLYLAGVALLAAGYVDFALIAFHLERGARVARPWIPIAYALAMGVDALAALVLGWAYERRGVRVLRDAIMLSAMAAPLIFLGDPFLVIAGVVLWGIGTGAQESILRAIIAAQIPRSRRGTAYGLFYLVYGTAWMLGSVLLGWLYDRSVPVMAGVSAGLQIGAIGVLALEQTVEDFNLR, encoded by the coding sequence ATGAGGACCATCGCGGCCTGGTTCTCCGCTCGTCCCGCGCTTCGCTTTGTGATCTGGATCGGAGTCCTCAGCCTCCTGGCAGATGTGACCTATGAGGGAGGACGGAGCATCGCGGGTTCCTATCTGGCCGTCCTGGGGGCCACCGGCACCGTGGTGGGCCTGATCGCTGGGATGGGGGAGCTGGCAGGGTATGGAAGCCGCCTGCTTTCCGGAGTTTTGAGCGATCGGCTTCAACGGCTGTGGCTGTTCATGTGGATAGGTTATTTCGTCAACCTTGTGGCGATCCCCTTGCTGGCTCTGGCCGGCCGTTGGGAGATCGCGGCAGCGCTTCTGATCTTAGAGCGGATCGGCAAAGGGATCCGCACCCCTGTTCGGGATGTGATGCTCTCTTACGCCTCCGGCGTTGTGGGACGTGGATGGGCTTTCGGCCTCCATGAGGCGCTGGATCAAATCGGAGCGGTTCTGGGGCCCGTGATCGTGGCAGCGATGCTCCTGCGAACGTCGTCTTACCCATCTGCTTTCGGCATCCTGGCGATCCCTGCCGGAATGGCTCTCCTCGTCCTCCTTCGCGCGCATTTGGCTTATTCGCATCCTCAGCGGATGGAGCCGATAGGGCCCAGGAAGCCTTCGCAGGCCTTTTCGCGTGCTTTCTGGCTTTATCTGGCCGGAGTGGCCTTGCTGGCTGCAGGGTATGTGGATTTCGCCCTCATCGCCTTCCACCTGGAGCGAGGCGCTCGGGTGGCTCGACCCTGGATCCCTATCGCTTACGCGCTGGCGATGGGTGTGGATGCGCTGGCGGCCCTCGTCCTGGGATGGGCCTATGAACGTCGGGGAGTACGGGTGCTGAGGGATGCGATAATGCTTTCGGCCATGGCGGCCCCTCTGATCTTTCTGGGAGATCCGTTCCTGGTCATCGCCGGGGTGGTTTTGTGGGGGATCGGCACAGGCGCCCAGGAATCGATCCTGCGAGCGATCATCGCGGCGCAGATCCCCCGGAGCCGCCGGGGAACCGCTTATGGTCTCTTCTACCTGGTTTACGGAACGGCCTGGATGCTGGGAAGCGTTTTGCTGGGATGGCTCTACGACCGATCCGTTCCGGTCATGGCCGGTGTCTCCGCAGGGTTGCAAATCGGCGCCATCGGGGTGCTTGCCCTCGAGCAAACAGTTGAAGACTTCAATCTGAGATGA
- a CDS encoding inorganic diphosphatase translates to MNLWKDLLPGPDVPHMIHVVVEIPKGSRNKYEFDKSTGLLRLDRVLYSPIHYPGDYGLIPRTLYEDGDPLDVLVMVTEPTFPGCIIVARPIGLFRMMDREVPDDKILAVPAMDPLFQDYHDISDIPQHFLREVAHFFAVYKDLEGGRVRTLGWENADRARERILHAVRLYAAREGG, encoded by the coding sequence ATGAATCTGTGGAAGGATCTTCTGCCCGGACCGGATGTGCCCCATATGATCCATGTGGTGGTGGAGATCCCCAAGGGATCTCGGAATAAATATGAGTTCGACAAATCGACGGGCCTGCTCCGCCTCGATCGGGTTCTTTATTCCCCCATTCACTATCCGGGGGATTACGGCCTGATTCCTCGAACCCTTTATGAGGACGGAGATCCTCTGGATGTTCTGGTGATGGTCACGGAGCCGACGTTCCCGGGGTGCATCATCGTGGCGCGGCCCATCGGATTGTTTCGGATGATGGATCGGGAGGTGCCGGATGATAAGATCCTGGCGGTCCCTGCCATGGACCCGCTGTTCCAGGATTACCACGATATCTCGGACATCCCCCAGCATTTCCTCCGAGAGGTTGCGCATTTCTTCGCGGTCTACAAGGATCTGGAGGGCGGGCGGGTGCGGACGCTGGGGTGGGAGAACGCGGATCGGGCCAGGGAGCGGATCCTTCACGCCGTCCGGCTTTACGCGGCGCGCGAAGGGGGGTGA
- a CDS encoding CTP synthase gives MTKYIFCTGGVVSSVGKGVAAAALGRVLKARGLRVTMQKLDPYINVDPGTMNPFQHGEVFVTEDGAETDLDLGHYERFIDENLTRASNVTTGQIYAEVIAKERRGDYLGGTVQVIPHITNEIKRRIGLVAKAHQNPDVVIVEVGGTVGDIEGLPFLEAIRQMRRDVGRDNVLYIHVTWLPYIGATGELKTKPTQHSVNTLRSVGIQPDAIIARADHPVPDSLREKIALFCDVDLRAVIPLPTAKILYEVPLMLEEAGLGDFVVERLSLPAREPDWTEWSRMVSEMRRPKEKLPIALVGKYVDLHDAYISVREALIHAGVAHGVDVQIEWIAAEDLEHGRGWDRLQRVHGIVVPGGFGYRGVEGKILAARYARENRIPYLGLCLGMQVMVIELARYALGSDEPNSTEFNPHTRYPVIDLLPEQRDITDLGGTMRLGAYPCVLVPGTRAAQAYGVDLVYERHRHRFEFNNAYRDLLQRAGLVLSGLSPDGRLVEIVELADHPFMLGTQFHPEFKSRPNRPHPLFKAFIAAAAARLD, from the coding sequence ATGACCAAATACATCTTCTGCACCGGCGGCGTGGTGAGCAGCGTGGGCAAGGGCGTGGCGGCGGCGGCCCTGGGCCGGGTGCTCAAGGCCCGGGGGCTCCGGGTGACCATGCAGAAGCTGGACCCTTACATCAACGTGGACCCAGGGACCATGAACCCCTTCCAGCACGGGGAGGTCTTCGTCACCGAGGACGGCGCGGAGACGGACCTGGACCTGGGGCATTACGAGCGGTTCATCGATGAGAACCTGACCCGGGCGAGCAACGTCACCACCGGCCAGATCTATGCGGAGGTGATCGCCAAGGAGCGCCGGGGCGACTACCTGGGCGGCACCGTCCAGGTCATCCCTCACATCACCAACGAGATCAAGCGGCGCATCGGGCTGGTGGCCAAAGCCCACCAAAACCCCGACGTGGTGATCGTGGAGGTGGGCGGCACGGTGGGCGACATCGAGGGCCTCCCCTTCCTGGAGGCCATCCGGCAGATGCGACGCGATGTCGGCCGGGACAACGTCCTTTACATCCACGTGACCTGGCTCCCCTACATCGGCGCCACCGGCGAGTTGAAGACCAAGCCCACCCAGCACAGCGTCAACACCCTGCGCAGCGTGGGCATCCAGCCCGACGCCATCATCGCCCGGGCCGATCACCCCGTCCCGGATAGCCTGCGGGAGAAGATCGCCCTGTTCTGCGACGTGGACCTGCGGGCGGTGATCCCGCTGCCCACGGCGAAGATCCTCTATGAGGTCCCCCTGATGTTGGAGGAAGCCGGGCTGGGGGATTTCGTGGTGGAACGCCTGAGCCTGCCGGCCCGCGAGCCGGACTGGACGGAGTGGTCCCGCATGGTCAGCGAGATGCGCCGCCCCAAGGAGAAGCTGCCCATCGCCCTGGTCGGCAAATACGTGGACCTCCACGATGCCTACATCAGTGTGCGCGAGGCCCTCATCCACGCGGGGGTGGCCCATGGGGTGGACGTGCAGATCGAGTGGATCGCGGCGGAGGATCTGGAGCACGGCCGTGGCTGGGACCGCCTGCAGCGCGTCCACGGGATCGTCGTGCCGGGCGGGTTCGGCTATCGGGGGGTGGAGGGGAAGATCCTGGCGGCCCGCTACGCCCGAGAGAACCGGATCCCCTACCTGGGTCTGTGCCTGGGAATGCAGGTGATGGTGATCGAGCTGGCCCGCTACGCCCTGGGCTCCGACGAGCCCAACAGCACGGAATTCAACCCCCACACCCGCTACCCGGTGATCGACCTGCTGCCCGAGCAGCGGGACATCACGGACCTGGGGGGGACGATGCGGCTGGGAGCCTATCCCTGCGTGCTGGTGCCGGGGACCCGGGCGGCCCAGGCCTACGGGGTGGATCTGGTCTACGAGCGGCACCGGCACCGCTTCGAGTTCAACAACGCCTATCGGGATCTCCTGCAGCGGGCGGGGCTGGTGCTGAGCGGCCTCTCCCCTGACGGCCGGCTGGTGGAGATCGTGGAGCTGGCCGATCACCCGTTCATGCTGGGGACCCAGTTCCACCCGGAGTTCAAGAGCCGGCCCAACCGCCCGCACCCGCTGTTCAAAGCCTTCATCGCCGCCGCGGCCGCCCGCCTGGATTAA
- a CDS encoding roadblock/LC7 domain-containing protein, with product MARSRTELIVQRLKDLQASTPDIEASALVSVDGLIIASALPRDVEEDRVSAMSAAMLSLGERIASELGRGTLDQVYVHGSNGYVILMAVGQEAVLTVLARENAKLGLVFLDMRRAAQDLAKLMG from the coding sequence ATGGCCAGGTCCCGCACCGAGCTGATCGTGCAACGACTGAAGGACCTCCAGGCCAGCACGCCGGACATCGAGGCCTCGGCCCTGGTTTCCGTGGATGGGTTGATCATCGCCTCCGCGCTCCCCCGGGATGTGGAGGAAGATCGGGTCTCCGCCATGTCCGCGGCCATGCTCTCCCTGGGGGAGCGGATCGCCAGCGAGCTGGGGCGAGGGACCCTGGATCAGGTTTATGTGCACGGCTCCAACGGCTACGTGATCCTGATGGCCGTGGGCCAGGAGGCCGTGCTCACCGTCCTGGCCCGGGAGAACGCCAAGCTGGGCCTGGTGTTCCTGGACATGCGCCGGGCAGCCCAGGATCTGGCCAAACTGATGGGGTGA